atttgaatattttggggttttggacttttggtcggacaaaacaagcaaagtgAAGATATCGCCTTGGGCTCTGTGAAATTGCTGTTATCCAATATTTTATACACCAAACATTTAATGGATTAATCGAGACAGTCAGCATAtaaatccataatgaaaataattgttagttgcagtcctagtAAAGGGATTACTAaggataaataaaattattgtcTCACACACTGGCTGCATCAAAGACAGGCCACTGTCCTAGCACTGATGCACatcaacacagcagcagctttatCACATTCACACCCGGATCGGCTCATCCTGACAACTTCTTCTGTtcagctggggacctttgttgcatgtcatccctcccctctctcGCCTCATTTCTTGACACATATTTACTATCTTcaatcaaataaatgcaaagcaaatatttaaataaagtatctTACACTGGGTGTGATCATGCACCACCAGGGCAAAGTGGTCTGTTTCGAGGACACGGGAGAGATTCCCCAGGTTGTCTGTCAGGTGCACCTGAGAGCACAAGTGTAGGGAGATTAGACAAGCATGTAAATATGTTAACatgtaatgtattgtatttaacAGCCATGTGACCATGCACTCCATGTGTTTCTACTGACGGACCTGTTTGAAATGCTTGCAGAGCACCTTGATGACAGCGTCTGAGGATTCGACCTTTCCAGCCAACACAGAGGACAGAATGGATCCCAGAGTCACCATCCCCAGGATCAcactgtgaaaaacacacaccccATCAACTGCTGATCCTCTATTAGCAGGACACAGGTGATAATGATGTACATTAGGAAAGGTGTAACGCAAAGCTACTATCTGTATCTGtacaaaaatatctgtttcCTGTtctgtatttaattattttctactGCTGTGCTCCTCATAGATATataacttcgtccttcaccctccgcgggtggtctcatcctttgagcacgggtcctctaccagaggcctgggagcttgagggttctgcgcagtatctttgctgttcctagtactgcacttttctggactgagatgtctggtgttcttccagggatctgctgtagccactcctccagtttgggggtcactgccccgagtgctccgatgaccacgggcaccactgtcgccttcaccttccaagccttgtccagctcttctctgagcccttggtatttctctagtttctcatgttcctttttcctgatgttgccatcacttggtattgcaacgtcaaccacaatggctttcctctgctgtttgtccaccaccacgatgtctggctggtttgccattaccattctgtcagtctgaatctggaagtcccacaggatcttggttcggtcattctctaccagctttggaggtgtttcccactttgacctcggggtttccagtccatactctgtgcagatgttcctgtataCTATTGTatccatgtgcccacttatcttaaccgcgatgatgcctgacatgagcttccatgttgtggagagacaggttattggccgacagttggatgggactgtaccctttgagggatccttcaggatcaggattgtacgccctccggtaagccattcagggtgcgtcccatcccttagcagctggttcatttgtgctgctaggcgcttgTGGAGAGAGCCGCCAGccacctccctctcccatatacttttccagtactgttcagtttccagccttggtgggtctgctctgctgttatcacgcgtacactttcgcaggttgagttgcgaacagccggttaaTACTTCTGGTACCTCTGGTGTACCTCTcatgtacctctttaggcggctggccaagactgggagcctttgtttggcagtttcaaGTCTTGAGCAAGCCTTGGTTGTGGGCTttgaagtaaccattcatcccacatcctttgcatgtaacccctctgactaggattactggagtagtagcattccaacagagccttgttatcgcaccTCGCCCATCTACGCCTTGTTCCATTAGCCCATTTTTCATCACGGTGCTATttgtgctatatatatatatatatatatatatatatatatatatatatatatatatatatataccaacTACCAACATGTGTGCACATTATGTGCTATtaatcaaacaataaaacaggatTTGTATTCAAACCtgacctttaaaaaaagaaaaatctaaattgaGAAAAGCTCTGTAACTGTAACAGTGGAAGTCAATTCGACTTCAGCTCCTTAGTTTCCTGTCGTCTGTCAAGTCACACAAGGAGCCAGgcttcagtgttggatcatgaGGTAAAAATAACACCTGTGGAACATCTGTTGATCTTTATCCTGAACAACTGCACAAAGTTATTAAGAATGAACTTGGTTGAATGACTGAATATTGAATGTAAGCTGAAGTCCACCTCAGTGTTTAGcctttttgtttgcattttggcAAATCTGCATCATGGAAAGTCCTGCTGTTTTGGATACTTGCAGTTCCTGTTCGTACTGTACAGACCAGAGTTTGGGTCAGTTTGATACTGAAGATACTGAAGAACTAATACACATAATTTCTTGAGGAGATATACCCTGATTCATCGACGACTGGGGCCTGGTCGAACGCTTTCTCTTTTAGGATCTCAATGGTTTTCTGGCAGGACACAGACGGTAACACAGTGAGGGGGGCAGACAGGTTTAGACACTGGACAGTCATGTTCCACCAccttaaagagagagagaaatgagttATTTAACACTAATCTGTGGTTTGGATTAGTTGCCCCGTTATACCCTCATGGTTGACTTTCTTACCAGGGTTTGAGGTCCATCGGAGCATCCAGTTTGAGGAAGCCCTTCTCACACATCCACTTGTCACTCAGGAACTTTGACCTGGAGGCAAAACAGACAGCAATGAGTTtgaacaaataacaaaacagatTAGAGGCTTCTCTGATTTCCGACACATTTTCACCATCCTATGTTTTGGCCAAGGGGTTTAAGATGCTGACGGGAAAATGCAACATCTCCGGTGCAAGTCCAGGGGACATTTGTTTTGCGTGTCATCCCCTGCTGTATCTATCTCTCTCCTCTTATTTTCTGTCACCTCTACACTGTCCTCTGTCTAAAAAGGGAAACAATCCCCCCCTAAAAAATTCAAAAGaaaagttttgtgtgtgtgtgtgagatggttGTCTAAGGTTGGCAAAAGAAGCAGGCACAGGCAGATAAATATTACAATCGTATGTTATATATCAGCGTTACAGACACCAAAACTCTAGAAAGGACTACAATGAGGCCTTGGTTCATTTGATAGCATGGGACCAATAATCAAGTGTAGTAGAATTAGCACCATGTAACTTGGCTGTTGAACAGTAGTAAAATGTTACTGTGAGTAAAGAGTTTAATAAATCTGTCTCTTACATGTAGTTTCGGACGGAGTCAGCCAGGATGACCACACAGCGCTGCCCCTCCTCAAGCTGCTGAGCCATCTTCATCGCTGCTGCCATGGCTGAGCCAGAGCTGCCGCCTGCAGTAAAACAGGCAAATTATTAAATCATAATTAGAGGGAACTAATAAAGAGGCTGTTATAAACCTCCACATGgcagtgcagtaaaatgtaGTGCCAAGAAAACCTGAACGGTATCACTTGGCCAGTGAACTCACCACAGAGAAGACCCTCCTCTCTGATTAGCTTACGTGACATGGTGAACGTTTCCATGTCAGTTGATTTATACCACATGTCAACAAGCTGCATATATTTGAAAGGGAGGGGGCAATAGAGCAGTAGGTTAAGTTATGTCATAAAACACATGATTATTGCTCAGTTACAAGCAGCTCATTGTGCAGAACAAACCAAAACTTGAATGTTCAAATGTAcgtgtgcacaaacacactcacagatctGTCCAACACTGTGGGGATAAAGTCGTATCCGATGCCCTCCACTTCAAAAGAAGTCTTCTGTTTGTTCTTCTCTTTTGATTCCagcagaatggagccctcagggTCCACAGCAACTATCTAATACAAACAAGACAACAGTgttaagactggaaacactgcagcataaagattaaaaaagaagCACCACCAGGCTTGTTAATGGCTGAATGAGCAGACCCTTGCAGttgaatgctgtttttaaaaaaaaaaaaatcctctccCTGACTTCAAATAGACTGCCCTGAAACATAAGTAACCTCATCTGTACATCACATGTTCTCCATACGAATCTCTCTCTAATCATGTCCATAGctttcacaaaataaaacacattcaaagaGGTTCTTAATCACAACAGGGTGTGTGTCTTGCCTTGACATTGGGACACCTCTCCTTCAACTTCCGAGCAACACCAGTAAGTGTACCGCCTGTGCCGGCTCCAGCCACCAACATGTCCAATTTACCTGAcaggaaaacatattttctttcattattgGATAACAGCAAACAGTTGTTGGAGAgtacctcaaggatacacacaaagCATTTTGGTGAGTAATACTGAATATAAACACAACCTTTATTTGTTTACCATAGAACTCCACAGGGCAGCTTTAAATACAATTCTtaaggcaaatattgtactttttactacaccacatttatttgataactttagttactttgcagattcagattaataatacaaaatataatcaacaaaaaaattattaaatattattaatacaggtcaagataaaactttattgatcccggggaaattcacaagctacccagcagtatataaagtcattaaaattagctccacattcaccagctgcaacattaaagcaaTGTACATCTTAAtgtatcaataattataatccaatattaTAATAAACCTTATTCtaaaatgggccattctgcacaatgtgtacttttactttttgtactttaagtatattttgatggtaatacttaagtacattttcaaatgcaggatttttacttgtaacagagtatttctacactgtggtactgctatttttaaagtaaaatctgagatgatctgagtacttcttccaccactgatcacTAAGCTACGATATATTGCATGGACTGCACCGTATatcaaaaaatacacttaaattgTAAAAAGAGTCTTAAGCACAAACCATCACATTGCTCCAGTATCTCCTCAGCTGTGGTATCGTAGTGAGCCAGAGGGTTGCTGGCATTACGATATTGGTCGAGGATGTGCGAGTTGGGGATCTCATTCTTTAGACGCCAAGCCGCACCAATATGAGATTCTGGTGAATCGAAAGCTGCAGAAGTAGGTGTGCGCACTATTTCTGCCCCGAGAGCTCTCAACAAATCcacctaaaaacacacagtgagatCAGATTTCAATTCAGCCAAATGTCCCATAATGAACTAATGAGAAGTTGTGATCATTAAAAGAGCTGTGTACCTTCTCCATGCTCATTTTCTCAGGCATGGTAATAATGCAGCGGTAGCCTTTCACTGCAGCTGTCAGTGCGATGCCGATACCTGCAGGCAGCCAGAGGACTTATGGAATTTGCCATGTTCTCATCTGcacagtttctgttttctgctaTCTTGCCTAGACAACAACCtgcttctacatttttcttGAGATGAAATCactggggttttttgtttttttcacatccTGCATGTTTCCCCATTATGAAGGTACCTGTGTTGCCAGAGGTGGGCTCGATGATTGTGTCTCCTGGTTTGAGGATCCCAGCTCTCTCAGCATCTTCCACCATCCGCAGGCCGATCCTGTCTTTCACGCTGCCTCCTGCATTGAAGAACTCGCACTTTGCCActaaacacagtcacacatgaAATAATACACCGAGTTTGTGTTTGATATAGAGTCTGAAACAGCTAGGATAAAAATCCACCAAGTTAACACTGTGTGAAAAGGTTGTTTCCATTCTTTTTTCTCAACATCaacatgttttctgtgttttaaatcattaatttcagttatattttttcagttaatcTGCTAATTTATCAGTCAGGTtttaaaataacagaacacaagcttgtttaatttgtgtagttttatttttgttccaCAAGATTATGATTTGTTGAGAGTggtgatgtatttttttgtgttctgTTTAAGGAGATCAGTGATAGTGAAAACCTTCTTAATTTTATTAGTGACacctttttcaaaatgtctgctgttaaaAAGGCTTATACACTGTCCACACTGCACTACAATGAAACAGACCAGTGTAAAGCAGATTGTGGAAGAAGACTGAAATTAACtaattttgaacattttatttgggGAGTGTGGGGTCGTCCAAAGGTCTCTCTGTCTCCAACACAGCTGCCAACTACTACAAATTTGGGGCAGCTACAATTAAATCTGGAGTGAACTAGAGAAGTAATCCCTGTCACGTGAAAACCATGTAAGTATCGAGTGTATGGTCCTTTGTCTCATTAAGCCATGGAAACAAACTAGAACTTCACTTTCATCAGTTTAAGGGATTGTGAAAGGGCTTTTCGTAGGAGGCTTAAACTGATGCCTCTGACAGGTTTCATCCTCACTGAACCCAAAAACCTCCCCAGGCTGCCAATACGAGACGGTGCAGCTGAGGAAATACTGTACTGAAATCAAAGAAATACATAATGTAGCAACAAGTTTCATTTTAATTGTGGCTGTGCTTTGCTCTGTTGGCCAAAAGAACAACAAGTCTTTCATTTTCACCTCCCTGTTCATGTCACACAGTGGGCAACAAGCCACATGATCGCTTAATGTTCCCTTCTAAACAgcagtttcttcttcttaagCAGGAAGCTAATGGGGACACAGCTGTATCAATAGCCCTTGATGAAAGCAATGACAGCTCTTCCACTTGCACATATCAATTTAATGTTTGTCTGCATGCCTTGTTCCCTGAAAGAAGTCTTTCTTAGCCTTCTTAGTCTTACACTCTAATCTACAGCTGCTAAGCTACAATCAAATCCAGCCAGCACTTTTTTTCTGAACACTGAAGCTTCTCGTCTTTCTGGCTTTTCCAGGAAGGAGAACAATAATGCTGTTGTTAGGCGTTAgtgtctctccttctctgaaATGGGAAAAACTCAATTTTACTCTCCAGTCCTTTTCATCTTCACCATACCATTTACATCTCTAGATATCAGATTCAAATTAGCATTACTGTGGGACAGCTAGTCAAGCCTCTGCACAACCTGCAAGAGGTAAAGATAACAAACAGTGTGCAGTGCAGAACTGACGACTCCCTGTCCAACTTTTGTCAACTATTCCCATGTATACAAGGGTGGACTAAGTACAGATTCATACAAATTCATAGACTGGTGTAGAAACACTATCATGATGTTTTGTAAAAAGAGTTCATATAACTAtaagcaaaaacatttctttttttgcgAGTTCTTACCTTAAAGTAAGTAATTTTGTGCAAAGATGTGGATGTGCCAATGTTTTCTCTGTTATATTAGCATGtgtgggagagtgtgtgtgtcatatgttAGCTTTGCTGGAATCATATGAAAGCTTTTACTCACAAACATCACACTTGAGTCCAAACTCCTTTGGGATTTTGTTCAAACGAACCAGAGGTGTGTGTCCAATTTTCCCAAGGATGTTGGGGAGGATGCTGGGGGCATTGGTGCTGTGATGGACAGAAGAGAAAATACACCATCAGCTGTCTGTAAATAAATTACATGGTTACCATTACCTAATGATGGTTTGGAGGAaatatgctcacacacacatcagttaTGATGCATACTGAACAAAGCATTGCTCATTCAGCTACTTTTATGTGCTGTTCAATACAAttaaacattcaaaacacaCTGATGATGGGATATGAAATAGATGGTGCGCTCTTTTTGTAAATTGATGCGTGCAAATACCGCTATTGGGGACATGCAAAGTTAATTCAAGgtgatgttttccttttttaaacttttacttgGATTACTGAACGGGCCTAACGTTTCGGGCACAGGCCCAGGAGCCCCTTGGCCCCAGAGCCTCCgtttcttgttggaaagtcacAGAGCTCAATTAAAAGTAGGGATGCCTTGATCCTTATCAGAGTCTTTTAATACTGAGTATCTGCAGCCGCGTCATTTGTAGTGGTTTTGTATCTCTTTCAGTCTAAATGTCTTTCTCCCATGTAGGAGGGGTGGGGACCCTTTAACATGTCTGTGTCCAGGGGCCCATTGTCTCATTATTTGTCCATGCTCACACTCCAGCAATAATTAATTCAACAATGTCAACTGATTTATTTTCCGAGCTTTCATTAATATGACTCTTACTGTGCTGGGTGGCTATGAGGTGACTCTGAAATAGGTGCACCCAGCCTCCAGGTACACCTGCTGGGCAAATCAGGCCGGATCCAGTTCCTCTGATCAGCAGTCACTTCTCCGTTCTCCAGATCACTCTCACTGATTGATTCATCCTGAACCTTGAGACAGTCCTGTTCTCGATTTGCAGATAACCTGTGACCACCGGTGATGGTTACAGCATCCCCATCCACACTGGAAGACTTTTGACCCAGAGTGATATCTGCATTTATCATCTTAGCTGCGTGTGGGCAAAGAGTAGGAACATCTTCCAAAGAGGTACTGTCAGAAACAGAAGGCATGGTTCACCTGCAGGGAGATGGGACAGGTATTacaatcacacatgcacataaacaaaaCCTTTCAAACTTGAATGAATAAACAGAAATCTTGTTCTGCTTGAATCTGGCTAAACATTAATATACTATACATCTCAGGAATGTTGGTCTGTTCAAGAAGGGAATGACTTTTCAACAGATTTTAGGAAAACACAATAACACCATacagttaaagctgcattcgttgttttggccacttgtgggCAACAGAGTAATTTGTAAAGACAACATTGCcatattatcaccatataaaGTTGTTACGTTACATCCAACAATCACAGAGcagcattatcattcatttggagtcgtgtttctggccacctgatgaatgtaagtctaatattcactctcttttagctctgtttttggtctccaccaaattctgagggaaatatcaggctctttagctgctaaatgctccactatgttcacctgctagttgctaactgtgtctatctgcagtttggtgctgagcaggtagtgcagTGGATTGTTAGAGCttgaaaacagcttcctgctgtggctgaaaacgaagagagcagtgagagtgaaccaaaacagtaaagttatgggctgtaaaaccaaaacaattagctgaaagatgctaaaacgccctgtagagctgaggggaactacaGTGTCAGTAATAATTTgaatgctcacaatgacagtgctaacatgcaGATCATGTTCACGATCTTAATTTAGCACAAtctttctaattagcactaaacacaaagtacagctgaagctgatagCCATGTTATTAGTTTTGGATGTAGCTGCTCATAAACCAGTACCACCAAGTATTGAAAAAGAAAGTGACCTCATGGTAGCGCTACAGGGAAAATCAGGACATTGTCAAAGTAATTGGGATACATTAAttggggaccataaatgtctgcacaaaatgtcatgtcaatccgtccagtagttgttgagattccctgactttttcctctagcgccaccccgaggttgacatttttagttttgagtgaaacaaatgtctcaacaactactggatggatttaCATTCAATtatacacacactgatgtcccccccagcagtggtggaatgtaactaagtacatttactcaagttctgtacttaagtacaaatttgaggtacttgaacgtcttttcttttcatgccacttctTCTACTCTGCTACGTctcatattgtactttttactacaattatctgacagctttagttactttacaaattaagatttttggacataaaatatacaaagagcatataaaatatgatgtattgttaaaaatgtaactacttAGCAGTATACACAAGTACAGcagaaacgattagtcgattaacagaaaattaattgccaactattttgattgttgaagacatttttcaggcaaaaacGTTTCATGgctcattattttctcattattttctgaatttttacaaaccaaacaatcaattgattaaaggagaaaataatcagtagattaaaccataatcattagttgcagtccgatacaaaacagttcaaaatgagctccacctcaaccaaccacaacagtaaaatcttgattttacattaatgcatgatgatgagtgatctaatgatatatatatatatatatatatatatatatatatatatatatatgtaatactttaagtacattttgattatacttacatacctttacttaagtaagattttcaatgcaggacttttacttgtaatggagtgtttttacaatgtggtattagtacttttacttaagcaaaggatctgaatacttcatccaccactgctcctcaggatgaattttaaaaaCTTCGATCCCTTTTCATctaactttgtgtttagtgctaattagcacatggAAAACAtaacacctgctaaacatcagcatgttagcatgctgtcttagcatttagctcaaactgTGTcaaagtacaacctcacagagcttctagcatggctgtagactttttgtcttgtttttaatggcctggtgtttttctgtctctctcacacaactGGTTTTTCTTGGTAACCTGCTTGGATGAAAAACTACCACACCATCCAAATGTGGCTTTTACATGCCACAGTACTACAGAGACCTTGCCAGCCAGTCCTTTTTACCACATGAAGTGTTAACAGATATCACAGCTCCTCACTCAGGGGTGTGACCTGTGACACATGTCCAACCTCATAAACATAGCTGACTAGTATACCGTACtcatctagacctgctctataggaaaagtgcaatgagataacttctgttatgaaatggtg
This Siniperca chuatsi isolate FFG_IHB_CAS linkage group LG12, ASM2008510v1, whole genome shotgun sequence DNA region includes the following protein-coding sequences:
- the cbsb gene encoding LOW QUALITY PROTEIN: cystathionine beta-synthase b (The sequence of the model RefSeq protein was modified relative to this genomic sequence to represent the inferred CDS: inserted 2 bases in 1 codon); its protein translation is MPSVSDSTSLEDVPTLCPHAAKMINADITLGQKSSSVDGDAVTITGGHRLSANREQDCLKVQDESISESDLENGEVTADQRNWIRPDLPSRCTWRLGAPISESPHSHPAHTNAPSILPNILGKIGHTPLVRLNKIPKEFGLKCDVLAKCEFFNAGGSVKDRIGLRMVEDAERAGILKPGDTIIEPTSGNTGIGIALTAAVKGYRCIITMPEKMSMEKVDLLRALGAEIVRTPTSAAFDSPESHIGAAWRLKNEIPNSHILDQYRNASNPLAHYDTTAEEILEQCDGKLDMLVAGAGTGGTLTGVARKLKERCPNVKIVAVDPEGSILLESKEKNKQKTSFEVEGIGYDFIPTVLDRSLVDMWYKSTDMETFTMSRKLIREEGLLCGGSSGSAMAAAMKMAQQLEEGQRCVVILADSVRNYMSKFLSDKWMCEKGFLKLDAPMDLKPWWWNMTVQCLNLSAPLTVLPSVSCQKTIEILKEKAFDQAPVVDESGVILGMVTLGSILSSVLAGKVESSDAVIKVLCKHFKQVHLTDNLGNLSRVLETDHFALVVHDHTQYKADGSACQKQMVFGVVTAIDLLNYITTDERXSSSECSLSDEMSLSPISV